One part of the Sulfolobus tengchongensis genome encodes these proteins:
- a CDS encoding glycosyltransferase, whose amino-acid sequence MIEKYVDVIGEDELDAIFKIAEKIKDLSILHVNSTKAGGGVAEILNRMLPLMKELGLNVDWKVIRGDSEFFNVTKSFHNALQNGIGNIPSEYFKIYDKWQENNLSEIPLDYDIMFIHDPQPAGLIKFKKNNNKWIWRCHIDISNPYPPVWDFLRKYISQYDSVIISVPSFGRDDIEIPQFVIPPSIDPLSVKNRKIAETTILRILYKFGINPEKPLVTQVSRFDYAKDPLGVLQAYKLAKRHVDIQLLYVGSPATDDPEGEKVYNEVVKASEGDKDIHLLMLPPYSDLEINAFQSASSVVMQKSIKEGFGLTVSEAMWKRKPVIGGNTGGIPLQVINGVTGFLVNSPQGAAHYIIYLIRNKEVRNRLGLNAREHVRRNFLITRELRDYVMTIAYVSNRHN is encoded by the coding sequence ATGATAGAGAAATACGTTGACGTTATAGGAGAAGATGAATTAGACGCAATTTTCAAAATAGCTGAAAAAATTAAAGATTTGTCGATTCTTCACGTAAACTCGACTAAAGCAGGAGGTGGAGTTGCGGAGATATTAAATAGAATGTTACCCTTAATGAAAGAACTAGGTCTTAACGTTGACTGGAAAGTAATAAGAGGAGATAGTGAGTTTTTTAATGTAACTAAGTCATTTCATAATGCGCTACAAAATGGAATTGGAAATATACCAAGTGAATACTTTAAGATTTATGATAAGTGGCAAGAAAATAACCTATCTGAAATACCACTAGATTACGATATAATGTTTATTCATGACCCACAGCCTGCAGGACTTATAAAATTTAAGAAAAATAACAATAAGTGGATTTGGCGATGTCATATTGATATATCTAATCCCTATCCACCAGTTTGGGACTTTCTTAGGAAATATATATCTCAATATGATAGTGTGATAATCTCAGTTCCCTCATTTGGTAGAGATGACATCGAAATACCTCAATTCGTTATACCACCTTCTATAGATCCATTAAGTGTGAAGAATAGAAAAATAGCAGAAACTACTATATTAAGGATATTATATAAATTTGGAATAAATCCTGAAAAACCATTAGTAACTCAAGTGTCAAGATTCGACTACGCTAAAGATCCTCTAGGTGTACTACAAGCTTATAAGTTAGCTAAAAGGCATGTGGATATTCAGTTATTATATGTTGGAAGCCCAGCTACTGATGATCCAGAAGGTGAAAAAGTTTACAATGAGGTAGTTAAAGCTTCTGAGGGAGATAAAGATATTCACTTACTGATGTTACCTCCCTATAGCGATTTAGAAATAAATGCATTCCAATCCGCATCATCAGTAGTTATGCAGAAGTCAATAAAGGAAGGTTTTGGTCTAACGGTAAGTGAGGCAATGTGGAAGAGGAAACCCGTTATAGGGGGTAATACAGGCGGAATTCCGTTACAAGTTATAAATGGAGTTACAGGATTTCTAGTTAATAGTCCGCAAGGAGCTGCTCATTATATTATCTATCTAATTAGAAATAAGGAAGTAAGGAACAGGCTCGGATTGAATGCCAGAGAGCACGTGAGAAGGAATTTCCTAATAACTAGAGAACTAAGAGATTATGTTATGACTATAGCATATGTATCTAATAGACACAATTAA
- a CDS encoding DUF5752 family protein, which translates to MMDLDSKGKGIPFEFYAAYYPPLYSKLKARNLKELVENIKKADKYALFYHVFHPIFSSHLIPEEYSNDFAHWIAESLGDKELAELVSDIPGVEPRTIEDIRSDLIEILEPRINEKTGLREFVFVSCRPIIYRTNYVANSLAEFLDMIQVIPGRSLVWHFVSRRVLGLTKRNDFSEWLDSNFGLSDLAEALSKIDPQTYVNEEVLRRDIIRTLERWLLK; encoded by the coding sequence ATGATGGATCTTGACTCTAAGGGAAAAGGAATACCGTTTGAATTCTACGCAGCATATTACCCACCACTCTATTCTAAGCTTAAGGCTAGAAATCTAAAAGAACTAGTAGAAAATATTAAAAAAGCTGATAAATATGCGCTGTTTTATCATGTTTTTCATCCAATTTTCAGCTCTCACTTAATACCAGAAGAGTATTCAAACGACTTCGCACATTGGATAGCTGAAAGTCTTGGAGACAAGGAATTAGCCGAATTAGTATCCGATATACCGGGTGTGGAACCTAGAACGATAGAAGACATTAGAAGTGACCTAATAGAAATCCTTGAGCCAAGAATAAATGAAAAAACTGGTTTAAGAGAATTCGTATTCGTTTCATGCAGACCAATAATATATAGGACAAATTATGTTGCAAATTCACTAGCAGAATTCTTAGATATGATACAAGTTATACCTGGAAGATCTCTTGTTTGGCATTTCGTAAGCAGAAGAGTTCTCGGACTAACCAAAAGAAATGATTTCTCAGAATGGCTAGACTCTAATTTTGGTCTTTCAGATTTAGCCGAAGCATTAAGTAAAATAGATCCTCAGACATATGTCAATGAGGAAGTATTAAGGAGAGACATAATTAGAACATTGGAGAGGTGGTTATTAAAATGA
- a CDS encoding DUF4382 domain-containing protein has product MSRGIIIGLVIIILIAGGAYYAYYYFTTGNVSIYLQDAPSSQGLKIYLTISSIMIHKVNSASNGSWILVSNKSITVLLTSNITFLASARLPAGQYNEIFLEISSAKVELGGVNISANLPSAVFKIHIVNGMDLKGGSSESLLISFPHITFSNGEIIISPSVTAQVISQ; this is encoded by the coding sequence ATGAGTAGGGGAATAATAATAGGTTTAGTAATAATAATATTGATTGCAGGAGGAGCATATTACGCATATTATTACTTTACCACTGGAAACGTAAGTATCTACTTACAGGATGCACCTTCTTCACAGGGGCTAAAAATATACTTGACAATATCATCTATAATGATCCATAAGGTAAATAGTGCCAGTAATGGTTCATGGATATTGGTATCTAATAAGTCAATTACCGTCTTATTAACTTCTAATATCACATTCTTAGCATCAGCAAGATTACCCGCAGGGCAATATAATGAGATATTTCTTGAAATATCCTCTGCAAAGGTTGAATTAGGGGGTGTAAATATCTCTGCAAATTTGCCAAGTGCGGTATTTAAGATACATATAGTAAATGGTATGGATTTAAAAGGAGGCTCATCGGAATCTCTACTTATAAGCTTTCCTCATATAACCTTCTCTAATGGAGAGATAATAATAAGTCCATCAGTTACCGCTCAAGTTATAAGTCAATGA
- a CDS encoding S1C family serine protease, which produces MYQDLVEKVTPSVVTIITKQIALDQFFAPQVAEGIGSGFAIGKNVLITSYHVISNASEIIVISDDGFRDQAQVIAVNPYHDLAILSTTLDLPSLKLAKDYKTGEVVLAVGNPLGLYSVSMGIISSEERAIISPIGSPVYVIQTDAAVNPGNSGGPLVNTKGEVVGVVTAMIKDAQNIGFAIPSKLIDSFVKNVMKFGKYIRPYVGIGVVKLNKALATYLGIKRQSGLLVLNIDPDGSAYRYGMRKGDIILKVDNQEVKSPVDLLTILEGKVGSSVNVKVLRNSKEIEFEIAVPGIAT; this is translated from the coding sequence ATGTATCAAGATTTGGTAGAGAAGGTAACTCCTTCAGTAGTTACAATAATAACCAAACAGATTGCGTTAGATCAATTTTTCGCACCTCAAGTTGCTGAGGGTATAGGATCGGGCTTTGCAATAGGCAAAAACGTTTTGATTACATCTTATCACGTCATATCTAATGCTAGTGAAATTATAGTAATATCCGATGATGGATTTAGAGATCAAGCTCAAGTTATTGCAGTGAATCCTTATCATGATTTAGCTATACTAAGTACCACTTTAGATTTGCCATCCTTAAAATTAGCTAAAGATTATAAAACTGGAGAAGTTGTGCTAGCTGTAGGCAATCCTTTAGGTTTATATAGCGTTAGCATGGGAATTATTAGCAGTGAAGAAAGGGCTATAATATCTCCAATTGGCTCACCCGTTTATGTAATTCAGACTGATGCTGCGGTTAACCCAGGTAACAGTGGTGGTCCATTAGTGAATACCAAGGGCGAAGTAGTTGGAGTTGTTACTGCGATGATTAAGGATGCGCAAAATATAGGTTTTGCCATACCTTCTAAGTTAATTGATAGTTTCGTAAAGAATGTAATGAAGTTTGGAAAATATATAAGACCTTATGTTGGAATAGGAGTAGTAAAATTAAATAAAGCGTTAGCTACATATCTTGGGATAAAAAGACAAAGCGGTTTGTTGGTACTAAACATAGATCCAGATGGAAGCGCGTATAGGTATGGCATGAGAAAGGGGGATATAATATTAAAGGTTGATAACCAAGAGGTTAAATCACCAGTTGATTTACTAACAATCTTAGAGGGCAAAGTCGGGTCAAGTGTAAATGTGAAGGTGTTAAGGAATTCAAAAGAAATTGAATTCGAAATAGCTGTACCGGGCATTGCTACTTAA
- a CDS encoding peroxiredoxin gives MVEVGEKAPEVELVDTDLKKVKIPSDFKGKVVVLAFYPAAFTSVCTKEMCTFRDSMAKFNELNATVIGISVDPPFSNKAFKEQNKLNFIVVSDFNREAVKAYGVAGELPVLKGYVLAKRSVFVIDKNGIIRYKWVSEDPTKEPNYDEIRDVVAKLSK, from the coding sequence ATGGTAGAAGTAGGAGAAAAGGCACCAGAAGTAGAATTAGTAGATACAGATTTAAAAAAAGTGAAAATACCATCTGACTTTAAGGGCAAAGTGGTAGTTTTAGCATTCTATCCAGCAGCATTTACATCAGTTTGTACTAAAGAAATGTGTACTTTTAGGGACTCTATGGCTAAATTTAATGAATTAAATGCTACTGTTATAGGAATTAGTGTAGATCCACCCTTCAGCAATAAAGCGTTCAAAGAGCAAAACAAGTTAAACTTTATTGTAGTTAGTGATTTCAATAGGGAAGCCGTTAAAGCCTATGGTGTAGCTGGCGAATTGCCAGTGCTAAAGGGTTATGTGCTTGCGAAGAGATCAGTATTTGTAATTGATAAGAATGGAATAATTAGGTATAAATGGGTTTCTGAAGATCCCACAAAGGAGCCTAATTACGACGAAATAAGAGACGTAGTAGCGAAACTATCCAAATGA
- a CDS encoding PH domain-containing protein — translation MDEKLPAGCTKPTGRRLLVEGTITLIIFSLFLEITNIVNYLIFVGIWYISLLAVIFWFKSYTYCVIGNEILIKSISGRKTVKMENFKEVFLSQGPIAKRLRCGSIYIILKNGKTTVLFDIKNPEKFLEKIQSSRP, via the coding sequence ATGGACGAAAAGTTGCCTGCTGGCTGTACGAAACCAACTGGAAGAAGGCTACTAGTTGAAGGAACAATTACACTCATAATTTTCTCTTTGTTCCTAGAAATAACAAACATAGTAAATTACTTGATTTTTGTCGGTATATGGTACATTTCGTTGCTCGCTGTGATATTTTGGTTTAAGAGTTACACTTATTGCGTCATAGGAAATGAAATATTGATAAAATCTATTTCAGGTAGGAAAACAGTAAAGATGGAGAATTTTAAGGAAGTATTTCTATCTCAAGGTCCAATAGCTAAAAGATTAAGGTGCGGATCAATATACATCATTTTAAAAAATGGTAAAACAACAGTACTATTTGATATAAAAAACCCAGAAAAATTCTTGGAAAAAATTCAGAGCTCCCGCCCTTAA
- a CDS encoding ABC transporter ATP-binding protein: protein MSDNVLYKAIDIKKYYLASKRGTLETLARKPPIFVKALDGINVDIKKGEVLGVVGESGSGKTTLGRILATLEKPTSGRLIFMGTEVNDKNTIQVRKHIHMVFQNPMTSVNPRMKVKDIVKEAMKDKSEEKVKELLAEIGLDYNYVKDKYPRELSGGQLQRVAIARALAKEPEFLILDEPTSALDASVQAQILNLLVDLQRDRKLTYLFITHNISVARFISDRVIIMYAGKVVEEGSAKEVISEPLHPYTQSLLNSVPELGKKELKPPSGEVPSLINPPNGCRFHPRCPFVMQTCKEREPPLVEVNGRKVACWLYETNWKKATS, encoded by the coding sequence ATGAGTGATAATGTACTCTATAAGGCAATAGATATAAAGAAGTACTATCTTGCAAGTAAAAGAGGTACATTAGAGACTTTAGCTAGAAAACCACCAATTTTTGTTAAAGCATTAGACGGCATAAATGTAGATATTAAAAAAGGTGAAGTTTTAGGTGTTGTGGGTGAGAGTGGATCTGGTAAGACCACATTGGGTAGAATTTTAGCCACATTGGAAAAGCCTACTAGTGGAAGATTAATTTTTATGGGTACAGAGGTAAATGATAAGAATACAATTCAAGTTAGAAAACACATCCATATGGTTTTTCAGAATCCAATGACATCTGTAAATCCAAGAATGAAAGTTAAGGACATTGTTAAGGAAGCAATGAAAGATAAAAGTGAGGAAAAGGTTAAGGAACTATTAGCAGAAATAGGATTAGATTACAATTACGTAAAAGATAAGTACCCTAGAGAATTATCTGGTGGGCAATTACAAAGAGTCGCAATAGCTAGAGCGCTTGCAAAGGAACCGGAATTCTTAATTTTAGATGAGCCAACATCAGCTCTAGATGCCTCAGTACAAGCACAAATACTTAATCTACTTGTAGATCTTCAAAGAGATAGAAAACTTACCTATTTATTTATAACTCACAACATTTCCGTGGCTAGATTTATTTCTGATAGAGTGATAATAATGTATGCAGGGAAAGTTGTAGAAGAAGGCAGTGCAAAGGAGGTCATATCGGAACCACTACATCCTTATACACAGTCTTTGCTTAACTCGGTACCGGAATTGGGAAAGAAGGAACTTAAGCCACCTTCCGGAGAAGTTCCTAGTCTGATAAATCCACCCAATGGCTGTAGGTTCCACCCCAGATGTCCATTTGTGATGCAAACATGTAAAGAAAGAGAACCTCCACTGGTGGAAGTAAATGGACGAAAAGTTGCCTGCTGGCTGTACGAAACCAACTGGAAGAAGGCTACTAGTTGA
- a CDS encoding ABC transporter ATP-binding protein, whose amino-acid sequence MLLQIRNLNVYYNTLIGWIKVLNDVNLSVEKGEMISIVGESGSGKSTLGHTIARILPPNSKIQGDIVIDGVNLAKLKDSELQKYRGTWVFMIFQNPLNSLNPVKKVGFQLLEAAKIRHQRDGKKTDEESLAKEVIEVLKDLRLPDPYSIVDRYPHQLSGGQVQRIVIAMALLLKPKLLIADEPTSALDVTIQAQVINLFKQLNRELNTSILFITHDISLAYIIADRVIVMYAGRIMEDGKVEDVLKSPMHPYTQGLVASIPTGDKNQSKLNAIPGNPPSFFALPMGCKFNPRCNKVIDICKQKEPNIIEKNGRRVRCWLYE is encoded by the coding sequence ATGTTACTCCAAATTAGGAACTTAAACGTATATTATAACACGCTTATAGGTTGGATTAAGGTACTAAATGATGTAAATTTAAGTGTAGAAAAAGGGGAAATGATAAGCATAGTCGGAGAAAGTGGATCTGGAAAATCAACGTTAGGCCACACTATTGCTAGGATTTTACCACCTAATTCGAAAATCCAAGGTGATATAGTAATTGATGGAGTCAATTTAGCTAAATTAAAGGATAGTGAGTTACAAAAATATAGAGGAACATGGGTTTTCATGATATTTCAGAATCCATTAAATAGTTTAAACCCTGTAAAAAAAGTTGGTTTTCAACTTTTAGAGGCAGCTAAAATAAGACATCAAAGAGATGGAAAAAAGACAGATGAAGAAAGTCTTGCTAAGGAGGTAATAGAGGTTCTAAAGGATCTTAGGCTTCCCGATCCCTATTCTATAGTTGACAGATATCCTCATCAACTTTCAGGTGGACAAGTCCAGAGAATCGTAATAGCGATGGCACTTCTTTTAAAACCTAAGTTACTCATAGCAGATGAGCCAACATCAGCTCTAGATGTAACTATACAAGCACAAGTAATTAACTTATTCAAGCAACTGAATAGGGAATTAAACACAAGTATCTTATTTATAACACATGATATATCTTTAGCTTACATAATAGCTGATAGAGTAATAGTAATGTACGCAGGTAGAATAATGGAAGATGGTAAGGTAGAAGATGTTCTAAAGTCTCCAATGCATCCTTATACCCAAGGATTAGTAGCAAGCATACCAACTGGAGACAAGAATCAGAGCAAATTAAACGCAATACCGGGAAATCCTCCATCCTTTTTTGCATTACCAATGGGATGCAAATTTAATCCAAGATGCAATAAAGTAATTGATATATGCAAACAGAAAGAGCCCAATATAATAGAAAAGAACGGTAGGAGAGTAAGGTGTTGGTTATATGAGTGA
- a CDS encoding ABC transporter permease — protein sequence MSEASGLRFMLKALVRDKAGLLGLIIVGAFLIWSLIQGILEILAADLRDPQLGYILLPHNPFKYNLQLAFHPPSSQFILGTNAEGEDILSRILYALPRDAFVALIVVFSAIIIGGILGILAGYLGGAVDEVIMRITDAFLSLPALILVIAITVPLKATFIATIVGLMVVWWPTYARFYRAQTLRIKNMDYISAAKLSGVSKIALFYRYIFLNSLDPILAYAALDFGNVILTYSTLAFLGIGITPPIPELGEMASNGLSGLPQYWWWAVFPGVTILIIVIGFVLVGDRLQDVIAGRITY from the coding sequence TTGAGTGAGGCGTCCGGACTTAGATTCATGTTAAAAGCGTTAGTTAGAGATAAGGCTGGGCTTTTGGGACTAATTATAGTAGGAGCATTTCTTATATGGTCACTAATACAAGGTATTTTGGAAATCCTAGCTGCTGACTTAAGAGATCCTCAATTGGGTTATATTCTCCTCCCCCATAATCCCTTTAAATATAATTTACAACTAGCCTTTCATCCACCTTCTTCTCAGTTTATATTGGGGACTAACGCAGAAGGAGAGGACATATTATCAAGAATATTATATGCACTTCCACGAGATGCATTTGTGGCACTGATAGTCGTCTTTTCTGCGATAATAATTGGTGGAATATTGGGAATATTGGCAGGATATTTAGGTGGTGCTGTTGATGAGGTTATAATGAGAATTACTGATGCGTTTCTCTCTTTACCAGCATTAATACTAGTTATTGCTATAACAGTTCCCTTAAAGGCCACATTCATAGCCACTATAGTGGGTTTAATGGTAGTCTGGTGGCCTACTTATGCTAGATTCTATAGAGCTCAGACATTGAGAATAAAGAATATGGATTATATCTCAGCAGCTAAATTAAGTGGAGTTTCTAAAATTGCCTTGTTCTATAGGTATATCTTCCTTAACTCACTGGATCCAATTCTGGCTTACGCTGCACTGGATTTTGGAAACGTAATTTTGACTTATTCAACCCTTGCTTTCCTAGGAATAGGCATAACACCGCCAATTCCAGAATTAGGAGAAATGGCTTCAAATGGGCTTAGTGGATTACCGCAATATTGGTGGTGGGCAGTTTTCCCTGGAGTAACTATTCTAATCATAGTAATAGGATTTGTCCTAGTAGGTGATAGATTGCAAGATGTGATTGCAGGTAGGATAACTTATTAA
- a CDS encoding ABC transporter permease: MSINIVFFIIRRIVNAFITLILLIVLVFIMIHIIAPNPLALARLYTGPHATYSELEQVAKQYGLYEPLYIQIINYIINVFHGNFGIDPIYKVPVIDLIGKYLPRTLELVIPATILSVIIGLFTGAIAASNRNNPIDYLIRGVYLVTWASPPFLVATILQLVIAYYLRLLPPTGTVDPTLTSPKSITPFPLLNAMLTGDWPYFFSLIHHMVLPVIAIALVSFGIITRIARASMLDYMESDFARLSFMKGLSRRRVVYGVVLRNASIPLVTLIALLFGYSVAGAVVIEDIFQYHGMGYFITQAIEGLDYTSILGTTIIVGIAIIIANLVADILYGILDPRVRIVE; the protein is encoded by the coding sequence ATGTCCATAAATATTGTCTTCTTTATCATTAGAAGAATTGTTAATGCGTTCATTACACTAATACTATTAATTGTATTAGTTTTTATCATGATACATATTATAGCACCTAATCCACTCGCACTAGCTAGACTATACACAGGTCCACATGCAACTTATTCAGAACTAGAACAAGTAGCTAAGCAATACGGATTGTATGAACCACTTTATATTCAAATCATCAATTATATAATTAATGTATTTCATGGCAATTTTGGGATAGATCCTATTTATAAAGTTCCAGTTATAGATTTGATTGGTAAATATTTACCAAGAACTCTAGAACTAGTTATTCCAGCCACAATATTATCAGTAATAATAGGCTTATTTACTGGCGCGATAGCTGCTTCAAATAGGAATAACCCAATAGATTACCTAATACGTGGGGTTTACTTAGTAACGTGGGCATCGCCACCATTTTTAGTAGCAACAATTCTGCAATTAGTAATAGCGTACTATCTTAGATTACTGCCTCCTACAGGAACAGTAGATCCAACCTTAACCTCACCTAAGTCAATAACTCCATTTCCTTTATTGAATGCAATGCTAACGGGAGATTGGCCTTACTTTTTCAGTTTGATACACCACATGGTTTTGCCAGTGATAGCTATAGCTTTAGTTAGTTTTGGTATAATAACCAGAATAGCTAGGGCTTCCATGTTAGACTATATGGAATCTGATTTCGCAAGGCTAAGCTTCATGAAGGGTTTAAGTAGAAGAAGAGTAGTATACGGTGTTGTGTTAAGGAATGCATCTATTCCACTAGTTACGTTAATTGCGTTACTCTTTGGTTATTCGGTAGCTGGCGCAGTAGTTATTGAGGATATATTCCAGTATCATGGAATGGGATATTTCATAACCCAGGCAATAGAGGGATTAGATTACACCTCCATATTAGGAACTACTATAATTGTGGGGATAGCTATAATAATCGCTAATTTAGTTGCGGATATATTGTATGGTATTTTAGATCCTAGGGTGAGGATAGTTGAGTGA